The Sedimentibacter sp. zth1 DNA segment TGCTTCAGGTAGTTATAGATATCTAAGAACTCAAACATTAGCATTTGTGCTTGGTTCAATAGTAGTAATAGTGTTACTTCTTATAGATTATGAGATATATGGTTATTTTTATATTCCTATATATGTTATTTCAAATATATTGTTAATTGCAGTAATATTGTTTGGACATGGTGCAGCTGAGTGGGGGGCAAGTAACTGGTTGAAAATTGGACCAATAAGCTTTCAACCATCAGAAATTGCAAAGTTTGGTATTATTATTTCTTTAGCAAAATTCATAGATAAAAATAAAGAAAAAATAAATGAACCATTTATATTAATAAAAATTTTGGCTTTTGCATTTTTGCCTGTTGCATTAATTTTATTGCAACCTGACTTAGGAACAGCTTTAGTATTTGTGTTCTTTATTATTATTATGATTTTCTCGGCAGGATTGAGCTATAAATACATATGGCCATTTGTTTTGCTGGGTATAATACTTTTGATTGCTGGTGTAATATTCTTGAATTTCTATGTTGATGATTACATTATTGGTGATAATTATATGCTTGATAGAATAATGATGTTTCTATATCCTGAAATGGATCCTTCGGGGAAAGGTTATCAAGTTATACAATCTAAAATTGCAATAGGCTCAGGTGAAATGTTTGGTAGAGGTTTGTTTTTAGGTGTACAAAATCAATATGGATTTTTACCAACAAAGGAAACAGATTTTATCTTTGCAGTTGTATGTGAAGAATTAGGATTTGTAGGTGGAATAGCGCTGATTATGCTATATGCATTGCTTCTGCTCAGACTGATAAAAATAGCAAAAACTGCAAAAGACACATTTGGTTCTTTGATAGTTATAGGAATTATGGGAATGTTTTTGTTTCATATATTAGAAAACATAGGTATGACTATGGGGTTAATGCCTGTTACTGGAATACCATTACCTTTTGTGAGTTATGGAGGAACATTTATGCTAATGAATATGTTTAGTATTGGTTTGGTTTTGCAGGTAGGACTCCATAGGGGAAAACAGGATTTATATAATTAATGTTTCAATAATTTAGCTGTTAGATATAAAAAGCGTCTACAAAAAACAAATAGTAGACGCTTTCTTTATGTTATTTAAATTGTATATTCTCTAAACTAGAGAATAAATTTAAACTCATGTAGAGCATGTTGCTTTAATTGGCATAGAATTTTTCATCCAACCGTTATTCATTCCACCCATAAGAGAACAAGCATCATATCCTAAAGTTTTAAGTACACCAACAACTTGACCTGCAGTTTGTCCACTATAACAAATTACAACTATTTTCTTATCAATTGGTAATATATCTTCTTCGATAAAATCAAATACTTCGCTCCAATCACAATGAATTGAACCTTCAATATGGTTTTTAGCAAAATCTTCTTTTTTTCTAATATCAAGCAAAAACATATCTTCTTTTGCTTCAATAAATTTGTATAAATTTTGACAATCAATTAGATTATTGCATCCATTTTTTACATCTGAAAAATATTTTTTAACTGTATCTTGTTTAATAACCATAAAATCCTCCTAAAATTTGTAATGTTTTGTCATTATTATAACACATAATGTAACAAAATAGAATAGATATTGTGAATTTTTTATTTTACTTTTACAATAGATATCAAATTATCTAATAATTTCAATATTTGTTGAATTTTCTACTGCGATCAGCGTGACAGATAGTTACTTCCAGGAAAACAATTATATAATATAAAAATAAATATTATAAGTATTTTAAATTTTAAATAGTAAATTATATTTACTTTTTAAATGGTGAGTGCTATAATAAAATATATAGTAAAAATAACATATAATGTATATTATAGGAGGGCGTTATGATAAAATTTAAAAATTTAGTTATTATGTGTTTTGTATTATCGATATTGTTGTTTAGTGCTGGTTGTGAAAAATCAGAGAAAGTTATTTCATATGATTATACTGAATATGAAGGTATAGTTCAAGTTGGGGGATATTTAACAAAATTTAGTACAACGTCTACTGATAGTGTAGAGTATTATTTTTCTAAAGATGAATACAGTGAAGAGGAAACAAATAAATTTATTTACGAGTACGAAAAAATTATAAAAGTTATTAAAAATGAATGTAATTATGCATTTGATGGAAAATTGAAAGTATATGTAAGTGATAAATTACTTTGCTATGGTAACGAAAACAATGTCTATATTAATTCTATAAATGATATAGATGTAAATACTATAACATATACATTAAAGGCTTTAAATAAATCTGGGACAAGCTATGGATTATGCTATGGATTAGCTGGTGCTATAAACGAAAAAGTCTTTAAAAAATCAATTGAACAGGGATTAACAACTAAAGAAATTGTATCTTTTCTGTCAAATGATGAAGAAAGATATATGTTAGATTTTACAGTTCCAACATTAGAAACTACATACTTTACTGAAGAAGAAAATAAATATGCAGGCGCGATATCATATTATTTTGTTAAAGATTTGATTAAAAACAATGATTATAAATATGTATATGAATTAATTAAAAACTCGTCAAATCTTGATATGCAATTTGATAACAATATTACATCGCTTAAAAATGATTGGTTGAAATCTATAGGTTCTGATTTAGAATGTGTAGCTTTAGAAGTGCCAATTAGGTATGAAAAAAACTATGAGAGAGATAATACAACATTTCCGTATATTACATACACCAATTCAACTATTTCATATGTATCTAAAACAATGGTTGAACCGTCAATTGAAGTTGATATGGATTATAAATATTGTCAAGAATATTTTACTATGTATGAAAAGGATATAGCAGAGTTAAAAGACTATTTGTCTCCATATTTTGATACTGATTTGGAGCCTGTAGAGTGTTATTTCCTTGAGGAACTTGATGTAAACTATTCTAGTAGTTATATAATTCAATACACAACGCCACTATATGCAGGACTTCATGAATATGTTCATCACATTACACATAAATCTGGTGAAAGAAGGCCATTTTGGTTAATTGATGGTTTAGCTGAGTATTGCCATTATTATAATTTTAAAAATTTATCATCACGTATGACTAAAGAAATTTTTTATAATGACAGGTTAGAAAATAAGTTTGTAGTACAAAATAATGAAATAGTTTGTAATTATACAAATGAAGAGTTGGAAAAATATTTAAACTGTGTAAATAAGTTAAGTAAAGTAATAAAAAATCCAGATAGCATAGATAAAAATTACTTTTTTATAGAATTGTTTGTAGAAATAAATGCTATTAATGATTATTTGAATCCGGAAAGTGCAAGTACATTTGCAAGTACGTATCTATTTAATGAAATAGGTAGTAATTTAACTTATCCAACAGCTGCTTCTATGGTTAATTATCTGATAGATACATATGGAGAAGAAAAATTCTTTGAATTGTACAAGGATGGCTATAACTATCAGGAGTTATATGGAAAGTCATTTGAGGAGTTATATGAAGAGTGGGAAGCATATATTAAACCGTATGCTGATATAGTAAAAGAAGCATTTGAGAAATAGTAGTATAAAAAGAGAAAGCTTAGAATCTTAAACTTTCAGAATATCTATTTAGAAAAGAAAATGGATTTAATTTTGTAACATTCATGTAGTGTAGCTGAAATTGCACGAAGTTAAACGGAATGCCCTTTGGTCAAGGTTGACTGACCTGTACCCCGTTCAGCGCATTTGACCATTATAGAGTGTACTGAAGTTACAATTTTCTACACGCAATGTGATTATAAAATTAATGTAGTTTTATTTTTGCTTCATAGGCTAGCTTTATTTATTGAAATTAAAAAAGTCTGCTTCAAAAAGCAGACTTTTTCAACAAGGAGAAAGCTTAGAATCCTAAGCTTTCTCCTACTAATACAACTTTTATACGATTGTGAACTTTTGATAGTCTTGTTATTAACATTTGAGCACAAATAGATGTGTCAATACAATTTGTACATTTGCCTGTTACCGAACATGGATTTTTTAAATTAAATCTAATACAGTTTGGTGCACATGCATTTGTATGAACTCTATCAATTCCAGTTTCTACATTTGCTACAACCTTGTTCATCCCAGCAACAACTATTACGTTTTCTGGTCCGAAACATATTGCAGCAACACGGTTTGCATTGCCATCAATATTTATTAACTCGCCGTCAAGAGTGATAGCATTAGTACTTGTTAAAAAATAGTCGCATGTTAATGCATCTTTCATAAGCTTTTTCTTTTCTTCAGGAGTTTTTCCGTTGTCTCTATTAATTACATTTAAGTTTTTATTACCTAACGCTTCTTTTATACCAATTTCGTCAAGCGTCATTGAGCCACCCCAAGAAACAGACGAATTTTCACTAATTAAAGAAAGCACCTTGGTTTTAGCTTCTTCTTTAGTTTTACAATAATATCCTTCCATAAATCTTTTATTTAAATTTTTAATTATGGTATTAGCTTGTATTTTATAAGTCTCGTTTACAAAATTCATATGTTCAACCTCCTAATATTCTTTATCTTATTATAATTAATACTAGAAGTTTTGTCTATAAAAAAGTTGCTACGCAACACCGCTAGGGTGACCTATGTACTCTTCGGTGTAAAAATACTTAATTCATAAGCATTTTATCAATAAATGATTTCAAATTTCAATGTTTTTTATAAATTAATTAATTGCTTATATATTAAAAATATGATATATTATAACTACGAAAGTATCAAGTATAACTTCATAATATCATTTTGATGCACATGGGAATGAGATTCTTTGAAAAATATCAAAATAACTATTGACAAGCTAGTAAAATTTTGATAAAATTTTATCTTGTAAGAAACCGCTCGAATCAGGTTTATTAAACATTTTAAATGTACCTGCAATGGCGAGACTCAGAAAGAGGAGGTGCACTATGTACGCAGTAATTGAAACAGGTGGAAAACAGTACAGAGTTCAAGAAGGTGACGTTTTAAGAGTTGAAAAACTTAACGTAGCTGACGGAGCAGCAGTAAAATTTGACAAAGTTCTATTAGTAGCTAATGATTCTAACTTAAACGTTGGAAAACCATATGTTGAAGGTGCTATAGTTGAAGCAACAGTTGAAAAACAAGGCAAAAACAAAAAAGTTATAGCTTATAAATTCAAACGTAAAATTGATTATAGAAACAAAAAAGGACATCGTCAACCATATACACAAGTTAAAATAGAAAAAATAGTTGGTTAATCATATGACTAGAGTAACAATACATAAAACAAACGATAGAATTGTCGGTTTTATTATTGACGGTCATACTGGATTTGCTAATTCAGGGGAAGATATAGTATGCGCTTCCGTATCGCTTTTGGCAACAACTGTTATTAATTCACTTAATATAGTTGCTAAAATTGATGAAAAAGATATAAATTTTTATATTGACGAAGAGCTAGGTTTTTTAAGCCTAGATACCAAAAATAGTATTAATGATAAGTCGGATGTAATATATAATACTTTTTTAGTAGGAATTCAATTATTAATACAAGATTACAGTGATTATATTACACTCAAACTAGAGGAGGTGTAAAGAATGTTATTGAAGTTAAATTTGCAATTATTTGCACATAAAAAAGGTGTTGGTAGTTCTAAGAACGGTCGTGATAGTGAGTCAAAAAGACTTGGTGTAAAAAAAGGCGACGGACAACACGTTGTAGCTGGAAACATACTTGTTAGACAAAGAGGAACTAAGCTTCACCCAGGATTAAATGTTGGAATCGGTAGTGATGATACATTATATACAAAAATTAATGGTGTTGTTAAGTTCGAAAGAAAAGACAAAACAAGAAAACAAGTAAGTGTATATCCATTTGTAAAAGAGGCACAATAAATAATAACCTACCTATTAAGGTAGGTTTTTTTAAATAATATAGCACATTAAATTAATTATTATTATTAAGGGCGTGAAAATATGTTTATAGATATAGCCAAAATATATGTTAAAGCGGGAAATGGTGGAAATGGTTCCATGGCCTTTAGAAGAGAAAAATATGAACCAATGGGTGGACCAGCTGGTGGAGATGGTGGACATGGCGGAAGTATAATTCTTGTAGCTGATGAAGGTTTAAGGACGTTAATGGATTTTAGATACCAAAAGCATTATAAAGCCAAAGCTGGTGAAGACGGAAGAAATAAGCAACAGTATGGATCTAAAGGTGAAGACTTATATCTAAAAGTTCCGATTGGAACATTGGTTAAGGATGAGGAAACAGGGATTGTTCTTGCAGACTTAAAAGACCACAAGCAACAATTTGTTGTTGCTAAGGGTGGACGTGGTGGAAGAGGAAATATAAAATTCAAAACTTCTATTAGACGTGCACCACACTTTGCTGAGCCTGGTACAAAAGGTGAAGAAAGAAATATTGTATTGGAATTAAAGCTAATTGCAGACGTTGGATTGGCTGGTTTCCCAAATGTAGGAAAGTCAACTATATTATCAATTATTACAAGTGCTAAGCCTAAAATTGCTAATTACCATTTCACAACACTTAGACCAAATTTAGGGGTTGTTAATGTTGGCGTTGGTCAAAGTTTTGTTGTAGCTGATATTCCTGGATTAATTGAAGGTGCTTCTTCAGGAGCAGGACTTGGTCATGAGTTTTTAAGACATGTTGAGAGAACTAAGTTATTATTGCATGTACTTGATACCTCAGGACAAGAGGGTAGAGATCCGATAGAAGATTTTTACAAAATAAATGATGAATTAAAAAAATATAGCGAAAAATTATCTTATAAAAAGCAAATTATAGTTTTGAACAAGATG contains these protein-coding regions:
- the rodA gene encoding rod shape-determining protein RodA, producing the protein MFKKENRFIKKFDFLLLLTTFVLVFFGLVIIKSSTMSYASGSYRYLRTQTLAFVLGSIVVIVLLLIDYEIYGYFYIPIYVISNILLIAVILFGHGAAEWGASNWLKIGPISFQPSEIAKFGIIISLAKFIDKNKEKINEPFILIKILAFAFLPVALILLQPDLGTALVFVFFIIIMIFSAGLSYKYIWPFVLLGIILLIAGVIFLNFYVDDYIIGDNYMLDRIMMFLYPEMDPSGKGYQVIQSKIAIGSGEMFGRGLFLGVQNQYGFLPTKETDFIFAVVCEELGFVGGIALIMLYALLLLRLIKIAKTAKDTFGSLIVIGIMGMFLFHILENIGMTMGLMPVTGIPLPFVSYGGTFMLMNMFSIGLVLQVGLHRGKQDLYN
- a CDS encoding rhodanese-like domain-containing protein; this translates as MVIKQDTVKKYFSDVKNGCNNLIDCQNLYKFIEAKEDMFLLDIRKKEDFAKNHIEGSIHCDWSEVFDFIEEDILPIDKKIVVICYSGQTAGQVVGVLKTLGYDACSLMGGMNNGWMKNSMPIKATCST
- a CDS encoding lactate utilization protein encodes the protein MNFVNETYKIQANTIIKNLNKRFMEGYYCKTKEEAKTKVLSLISENSSVSWGGSMTLDEIGIKEALGNKNLNVINRDNGKTPEEKKKLMKDALTCDYFLTSTNAITLDGELINIDGNANRVAAICFGPENVIVVAGMNKVVANVETGIDRVHTNACAPNCIRFNLKNPCSVTGKCTNCIDTSICAQMLITRLSKVHNRIKVVLVGESLGF
- the rplU gene encoding 50S ribosomal protein L21, whose amino-acid sequence is MYAVIETGGKQYRVQEGDVLRVEKLNVADGAAVKFDKVLLVANDSNLNVGKPYVEGAIVEATVEKQGKNKKVIAYKFKRKIDYRNKKGHRQPYTQVKIEKIVG
- a CDS encoding ribosomal-processing cysteine protease Prp codes for the protein MTRVTIHKTNDRIVGFIIDGHTGFANSGEDIVCASVSLLATTVINSLNIVAKIDEKDINFYIDEELGFLSLDTKNSINDKSDVIYNTFLVGIQLLIQDYSDYITLKLEEV
- the rpmA gene encoding 50S ribosomal protein L27, with product MLLKLNLQLFAHKKGVGSSKNGRDSESKRLGVKKGDGQHVVAGNILVRQRGTKLHPGLNVGIGSDDTLYTKINGVVKFERKDKTRKQVSVYPFVKEAQ
- the obgE gene encoding GTPase ObgE: MFIDIAKIYVKAGNGGNGSMAFRREKYEPMGGPAGGDGGHGGSIILVADEGLRTLMDFRYQKHYKAKAGEDGRNKQQYGSKGEDLYLKVPIGTLVKDEETGIVLADLKDHKQQFVVAKGGRGGRGNIKFKTSIRRAPHFAEPGTKGEERNIVLELKLIADVGLAGFPNVGKSTILSIITSAKPKIANYHFTTLRPNLGVVNVGVGQSFVVADIPGLIEGASSGAGLGHEFLRHVERTKLLLHVLDTSGQEGRDPIEDFYKINDELKKYSEKLSYKKQIIVLNKMDIPESKENAEKIKKEFADKFDIYEVSAATGEGLDVLKRVAYEQLLKIEDEIEFVDETEVEKFYDVKERDTIVVRRENKTYIAEGEFLERLVNFTNFDDFESFSNFQKVLIDKGVIQKLRELGALEGDEISVCGVVFDFVE